The Mesorhizobium opportunistum WSM2075 DNA window GTGCCGACGATCACCGCCTTGGAGATGAGCTGGGCGGTGTTGGAGGCAAAATTGGCGAGCCTGGCGGTGCGGAAGCCGGCGCCGACATAGCCGGCGAGTTGGTCCTCCCAGCGGCGCTGCATCTGCGGCTCGACCGCCATCGCCTTTAGCGTTTCGACGCCGACGATGGACTCGACCAGGAACGTTTGGTTCTCGGCGCCGCGGTTGAACTTTTCCTCGATGCGGCGGCGGAATTCGGGTGTTACCGCCATCGACAGGATGACATAGGCGGGGATCGAACAGATGACGATCAGGGTCAGCCACGGGCTATAGAGATACATCACGGCGAGGAAGACAAACAGGAACAAGACATCAAGCAATACGGTGAGCGCCGAGCCGGTGAGGAAGGCGCGGATGTTTTCCAGCTCATGCACGCGCGCCACGGTCTGGCCGGTCTGCCTGGCCTCGAAATAGGCAATCGGCAGGCCAAGCAGGTGATGGAACAGTTTTGCGCCCAGCGCCACATCGATGCGGCTGGTGGTGTGGATGGTGGTGTACGTGCGCAGCCCGGTGAGCAGTACCTCGAACATCGAGACAGCCGACAGGCCGATGACGAGTACTTCAAGCGTGGTCAGCCCATTGTGGACCAGCACCTTGTCGATCACCAGCTGGAAGAAGATCGGCGAGATCAGGCCAAGCAATTGCACGAAGAAGGAGGCGAGCAGCACCTCGGCGAAGATCCAGCGGTAACGGATGATCTCAGGAATGAACCACGAGAAGTCGAAGCGTCGCGAAAACCCTTGCGCGAAGGCGCGGCTGGTCACCAGGATGACATGGCCGCTCCAGAGCGCGTCGAATTCCTCTCGCGTCATCTCCTGCGGCGCCCCAACGTGCGGGTCCTGCAAAAGCACCTTGCTCGCGGATGCCGCCGCCAACACCGCGAAGCCGCCGCCCTTCTTCTCGATGATGGCCGGCAGCGGCAGACGATCCAGCCGCTTCGCCGACGGCTGCACGCTCCGTGCCTTGAGCTTCAGCCGCTTGGCCGCGCGCACAATGTCGACGCGATCGGCGACGCGCTCACCCAGACCCAAGTCGTGGCGAATGGCATCGGGGTCTGCCGGCTGGCGCAAATACTGGGTGAGCAGCATCAAGCAAATGACACCACTGTCCAGCACAGTCGATATAGGCGTGACAGAATCCACTTTCCCCCCGGAAAGACAACACGCAGTTGTACTTTCATTTATCCGTTGGAGAACGTCGCTCAAGCAATCAGCAAAAGTTGAAAACTATCAGATGACAGAACACGTTTTCGTGATCAAATATTAGATAAAACTAATACATCCGGCCTCCGAATTCAGGATCCGCGTCGTTTACGCCGACAATCCGGGCCGCGTGATTAGTCTCTCCCTACATTCGCGATCCATACTCAGGGCAACGCAGCCGGGCACCGGCTTGTAGGCGTGGTCGCCCCGGACGGCACGGAGTTTCGTTGGACAGCGCGGGAGTAACAGCTTTTTGGACGCGCGCTAGCGCGACGTAATGACCAGGATGTGGCACGCAGCAGCTATTTCACCTGTGGGAGCAAAGGCGCTCAGAATGTAAAAACTTGAAGGAGCGCGCTACAGGGAGGCACACATGCCAGAACTCGACACCGTCGAAATTATCCAAAATCCGAATCTAACGTCCCACTTTGTCCATGAGCACACGCAATTCTGGCTGAGGCGAGACACAGAAAGTTCGAAAAGCTTCCAGGAACCCCAGCCATTCTCTTAGAGAGTGCTGAAAAAGCCGAGTGTTACA harbors:
- a CDS encoding type I secretion system permease/ATPase, with the translated sequence MDSVTPISTVLDSGVICLMLLTQYLRQPADPDAIRHDLGLGERVADRVDIVRAAKRLKLKARSVQPSAKRLDRLPLPAIIEKKGGGFAVLAAASASKVLLQDPHVGAPQEMTREEFDALWSGHVILVTSRAFAQGFSRRFDFSWFIPEIIRYRWIFAEVLLASFFVQLLGLISPIFFQLVIDKVLVHNGLTTLEVLVIGLSAVSMFEVLLTGLRTYTTIHTTSRIDVALGAKLFHHLLGLPIAYFEARQTGQTVARVHELENIRAFLTGSALTVLLDVLFLFVFLAVMYLYSPWLTLIVICSIPAYVILSMAVTPEFRRRIEEKFNRGAENQTFLVESIVGVETLKAMAVEPQMQRRWEDQLAGYVGAGFRTARLANFASNTAQLISKAVIVGTMWFGAKAVVAGDMTVGQLVAFNIMAGRVSGPVLRLAQLWQDLQQVRISVDRLGDILNAPVEISGGGGQGSLRKISGHAAFDHVTFRYRPGEREILSDVSFQTEPGEIIGIVGPSGSGKSTVAKLLQRLHVPERGRVLIDGVDLALIDPRSLRRQIGVVLQENILFRRTVRENIALADPALPLERVIEAAKLSGAHEFILQLKSGYDTVLEERGSNLSGGQRQRIAIARALVTNPRILLFDEATSALDYESEYIIQQNMRLMAKGRTVFIIAHRLAALRDATRIMTIEAGRITEQGTHEQLLKLNGRYAQLYQLQAEQRPSFQPQAAE